A segment of the Candidatus Neomarinimicrobiota bacterium genome:
CGGCCATTCCGTGTCAACGCGAGGTAGAACTGTTGCGAGCCGTCAGTACCGGGGAGAACCGTGAGGGAAACGAAGTCGTCCCGCTCATCAATTCTAACGGATTTATCAAATGAATCACCGATTGTGATCGGATTCTTATTCACCATACGGTAGATATTGCCATTGTTTGTCAAGACAGCAAATCCCATGATGGGTGGAGCGATACCGAAGCTGAACGACACTACGGCTACAATTTTTTCTTCATGTGAACTGTTTTCCTTGAGGGTAGCAAGGCTCGACCTCAGTTCGATCAACAGTTCAGAAGGGATAGATTTACCGGATGGACCGGGAGGTCCCGCAGGTCCCTGTTCACCGGGAGGTCCTTGCTTGCCTGCCGGTCCGGACTCGCCCTGAGGTCCCGGCGGACCAAGTTCGCCTTGCTGTACCTGCGGAGTACAGCTCATAAAATTGATGAAGGCGATGAGTGTCAGAAAGCGTGCTTTGTGCACTACGAGGCTGGGAAAAGATAGGGGAGTGCTCGGGCCCAGGCCATCGACATAATGATCAATAGTTCAGAGAGTATGGCGACGACAAAAAAGAGAATCGCCCGTTTCAGAGCCAAATTTTTGTAGTTATTGATCTGGCCAAGCGAATAGACTTGGGCGGCGAACATTTTGTAGGTTTGTTTTGCGTCATCGCCGACTCTCATAAGATCTTCAGCATAGGCCTCCGCCGACTGGTACTGGCTGATTCCGCCAAAGAACATTGGACTCATTCCTTCCGTCCCTGAGTGAGGTTTGTCTTTCCTGATCCTCGGTACGATAACCAGAATAAGGTTTACAATGGCGATGAGGGCTGCTATGAAATAGATGATTACCATGACGAACTTGAACCAGTCCAGCTGTACCTTGAGAAAATGGACAATGAAGAAAACCATGAACACGCCAAGAATCGACAGCATAGTAAACGCTTTCTGGTCAGTCCTTTGGAGGATTTGCTGCTCGCTGGACAGAAC
Coding sequences within it:
- a CDS encoding DUF5706 domain-containing protein; amino-acid sequence: MLSILGVFMVFFIVHFLKVQLDWFKFVMVIIYFIAALIAIVNLILVIVPRIRKDKPHSGTEGMSPMFFGGISQYQSAEAYAEDLMRVGDDAKQTYKMFAAQVYSLGQINNYKNLALKRAILFFVVAILSELLIIMSMAWARALPYLFPAS